The Verrucomicrobiota bacterium DNA segment TTTCTTATCCTCTCAGCTATCTTTGACCACTTACACGAAAATATCTAAACCTCCGCTTTTGGAATTGGTAGTGAGAAAAATGTCTTCACATCACGTTTCAATCCTTCTTGTTTCGTTAGTAGTTCATCCTCAAGTGCTTCATGCACACCGCTTGTATGTGAAATGACCATGTTAACGAATAGTTCCTCTACCGGAGTGATCGGCTGTTTGAAAATATCTGCTTTGGGGTCAATAATCCGGACGAGTTCCGGGTGACTGAAGAGTTTTTGCCAGAGTTCGCGGTGATTGGCAGTGATGGCTAGAAGATTGGCAATGCGCCTGGTCTTGGTTTCCGAATGCAGGGCGAAAGCCGTAAAGAGCAGGCTGGCAATGATGCCACCTGTGCTAATGAGGTTGAACCAATTTTCGACAAGCCATTGTCCCATGTCCCCATTGTATCATGATGGGGACAAAAGACGCTAGAGCCGGTCGGGGATATCCCGCTTGGCATTCACGAGCAAGTTGCGCGGCAGGCGGACAATCTTTTCATCCGGCCCGCAACCGGCCGTTTTTGGCAGAAGCGGAGTGGCATCAGCAGTAATGTCGATACCGATTACGGCAAAATCACCATTGTCGAGTTCCCAAATATCCGGGCAGCCATAGCAGCCAACGGTTCGGGCTCCATTAGCGTGCGGGTCAGGGCCAATACGTTTTATGAATTTCATATGCCCAATACTTGACAATAGCAAAGTAACAGTCAAGCCGAATTTTTGATAATTTTTAAGCGTGTCAAGTGCTGGCTACTATCAAGCCGTCTGTGCAGAGGTCATACGCCTTTTGCGTGAAGAACGCAAAAAGCGTAAGCTCTCAAATTATGCCGTCGCACAAAAGTCCGGTGTATCTGAATCCATGTTGAGCTTGGTGGAACGAGGGTTTCGCAATCCATCCATGGAACTCATGCTGAAAATTGCTGATGGGGCTGGCGCTGATCTTCCCGCCTTAATTAAAAAAGCGCAGGCAACCATTTCAAAATTGGGAAGGTAGTTCACGGCTTCGTTTCGATTTGATACAACGGGCCGGAAATCTTGGAAGACGAGCATTTCTCGATGATTTTGATTCGTAGTTTCGTGAGACTCATATCAGCGTATTCCTCAGCTTGATGAATCGTACCTCTTGTAACATTTAATTGCCGCGCTATTTCTGCTTTTGATAAATGGGCATGCTGTCGTGCTGCCTTCGCCAGGCTCGCCAGTTCACCCTCTCCCACCAATCGCTTTTGTTGCATGCCGGGATACCATCACAAAGATTAGCAAAAAGACATACTTTTTTCTTGCAGCCGAATGGCATTTCCGATATGAAGTAGTGGTATATGAAGGAAAATTGTGTCTTGAACAAACCGGTCGGTATTTGGATTCGGGTTTCCACCGAAGACCAGGCGCAAGGTGACAGTCCAGAACACCACGAAGAGCGCGCTCGCAGCTATGCCAAAAGCCGGGGCTGGCAGGTCAAAGAAGTATATGATCTTGCCGGGCAAAGTGGCAAAGCGGTGATGCAACATCCGGAAGCCAAGCGCATGATGAAGGATATTGAACGAGGACATATCACTGGCTTGGTTTTCTCCAAACTCGCCCGATTGTCCAGAAACCGCCGAGAACTAGAAGACTTTGCCGACTATTTTAACAAACACCAAGCCGACCTCATTTCCTTGAGTGAAGCGATTGATACGAGCACTGCCGGTGGCCGGATGTTCTTCCATCTGCTTGGAGTGTTTGCCCAATGGGAACGGGAGGAAATCACCGAACGTATTAACGCATCCGTCCTTACCCGTGCCAAGCTTGGCAAATCCATCAATGGCAGTGTCCCGTATGGGTACCAGTGGAAAGACCGCAAGTTAGTCATCCAACCCGAAGAAGCCGCCATTCGTGCCAAGGCATATAATTTATTTTTGGAATGCCGACGCAAGGGCCAGGTTGCCGGATTCTTGAATGACGCCGGGTATCGCACCCGCAACGGCAGTATCTGGCGCGATACTTCGATTGTTCGTATTCTTGAAGAATCAAGTGCCAAAGGTGTGTATATTTTCAACACAGTAAGGCACACCGGATCATGGCGATATGCACCCAAGCCAGAAAGTGAATGGGGTAAAATTGCCTGTGAACCCATTGTATCAGAAGAACTTTGGAATCAGGTGAACGAGATTATTGAGGAGCAATTGAAGGCATGGAAGAAGCCTGGCAAACCGCCAGTACATTTGTTCAGTGGTTTAACCTTTTGTTCCTGTGGTGCCAAAATGTATGTGCGTGCTGATAACACAAAATACTTTTGTCGAAAATGCTGTAACAAGATTCCCATCATGGACTTAGAGAATATTGCCAAACAGGAATTGGAGGTATTTTTCGGTCAACCGGAACGCATTGCCGGACATTTGCTGGCAGCGAATAAAAACCTAGCTGAGAAGTCCGCACTGCTTGATACCCACCAGCGGGAAATCCAAAAGGTACGTGATGAAATGAAGCAGACCCACCGATTGTATCTCGATGGTCAAATCACTTCCCAAGGATTTGGTGACTTCTACAAACCTGC contains these protein-coding regions:
- a CDS encoding helix-turn-helix transcriptional regulator; amino-acid sequence: MSSAGYYQAVCAEVIRLLREERKKRKLSNYAVAQKSGVSESMLSLVERGFRNPSMELMLKIADGAGADLPALIKKAQATISKLGR
- a CDS encoding recombinase family protein, translated to MNKPVGIWIRVSTEDQAQGDSPEHHEERARSYAKSRGWQVKEVYDLAGQSGKAVMQHPEAKRMMKDIERGHITGLVFSKLARLSRNRRELEDFADYFNKHQADLISLSEAIDTSTAGGRMFFHLLGVFAQWEREEITERINASVLTRAKLGKSINGSVPYGYQWKDRKLVIQPEEAAIRAKAYNLFLECRRKGQVAGFLNDAGYRTRNGSIWRDTSIVRILEESSAKGVYIFNTVRHTGSWRYAPKPESEWGKIACEPIVSEELWNQVNEIIEEQLKAWKKPGKPPVHLFSGLTFCSCGAKMYVRADNTKYFCRKCCNKIPIMDLENIAKQELEVFFGQPERIAGHLLAANKNLAEKSALLDTHQREIQKVRDEMKQTHRLYLDGQITSQGFGDFYKPAEVRLNQLMAELPKLEADVDFVKVNKLSADDILHEAETLYERWPKLPFQDKRKIVESLIEKITIGDGEIDISLSHLPTSEELCKNQQSLGTR